The genomic segment CGAGAGCATCGGCCGCGCGTGCACGTACGGCGGAAATCCGCTCGCCGGCGTGCCGCCGACCCGCTGCGTCGGCGAGTCGGGCGTGCGAAGCTCGGGATGCGACTCCTCCAGGTCGATCAGCTCGCGCAGCAGCATGTCGTAATCCGCGTCGCTCACCTGCGGATCGTCGAGCACGTGATACCGGTAGTTCGCCTCGTCGATGCGCGCGCGCAGCTCGCGCGCGCGCTTGCGGTAGTCTCTTACCGCCACGGTTTGGGGGTGGCGACTTGGACCGGGTAGCCGTCGGGATCGGCGATCACCGCGATCCGGCCGAAGCTCTCGTCGTGCGGCTCCTGGAGGACCGTCACGCCCGCGGTGCGCGCGTCGGTGACGAACTTGTCGACGTCGTCGACGTGGAAGCCGAGCTGCAGCGAGCCGGGCTTCACCGTGAGACTCTCGCTGGCGGGGTGCAAGCCCAGCATTCGGCCGTCGCCCAGATCGAAGTCGATCCAGTGCGGCGCGGCGTCGGTGCCGAGCTTGAGCTCCAGGATGTTCTTGTAGAAGCGTTTGCTGCGTTTCAAGTCGGAGCAGACGATCATCGCGAGCGCGAACGTGGCCACGCCCGGGGCTTCGACGGGCGCGGCGCAGGTCCGCCGCCCGCCGCGGCGAGAAAGCGCGAGTGGCGTATGCTCGCCCGCCGCACGTTCGTCGCCGCAAGCGCCGCCCTGCTCGCCGCAGGCGCGCCGTCGCGCGCGCTCGCGTTCGTCGGGACGGAGACGTCCGGCGTGCCGCACACGCCGCAGGGGCAAGCGCGCACGACGCTCGACGCGGTCGCCGTAATAGCCGCGACGCACCT from the Candidatus Eremiobacterota bacterium genome contains:
- a CDS encoding VOC family protein, encoding MATFALAMIVCSDLKRSKRFYKNILELKLGTDAAPHWIDFDLGDGRMLGLHPASESLTVKPGSLQLGFHVDDVDKFVTDARTAGVTVLQEPHDESFGRIAVIADPDGYPVQVATPKPWR